The Pseudomonas sp. R4-35-07 nucleotide sequence AACAACTGCCATTTCACCGACCTGGACCCCAAACGCAATATCTGGTGGTTCGACTTGCCAGTGGCGCGGATTGGCCTGGGCCAGTACGAGTGGATCCATCTGTTGATGCACAACGCCGAGACTGACCAACTGCTGCACCTGAAAGTGCCAACGGTGTTCCTGCGTGAGAACCTCGAAGGGCTGGTGGTGCGCAATGCCGGCAAGCGCAAGCCGGAAATCACCTTGGAACTGAGCGCCGACAAGGACTCGTTCCTCAAGGATGTGCGCCCTGCCGGTGCAGGAATCAGCTTTGCGCAGTTCGCCCTGTAATAACGCAGTCATAAATGTGGGAGGGGGCTTGCTCCCGATAGCTAAGTGTCAGTCACATTATCTGTGACTGGCCCACCGCTATCGGGAGCAAGCCCCCTCCCACATTTGAAGTGCGTTACTTTTTGAGACCGAGCTTCTTCAGTTCTTCATCGCGCAATTCACGCCGCAGAATCTTGCCCACATTGGTGGTCGGCAGCGCATCGCGAAATTCAACGGCCTTGGGCACCTTGTAGCCGGTGACGTTGGCGCGCATGTGTTCCATCACCTGTTCCTTGGTCAGGGTGGCGCCTGGCTTGACCACGATGAACAGCTTGATGTGCTCCCCGGACTTTTCATCCGGCACGCCGATGGCTGCGCACTGCAACACGCCCGGCAGGCCTGCCAGCACGTCTTCCAGTTCGTTGGGATACACGTTGAAACCCGAGACCAGGATCATGTCTTTCTTGCGATCGACAATACGCATGTAGCCGTCGGGCTGGATGATCGCGATGTCGCCGGTCTTCAGCCAGCCTTCGCTGTCGAGCATTTCGTCGGTTGCGTCCTGGCGCTGCCAGTAGCCCTTCATGACCTGGGGGCCCTTCACGCACAGCTCGCCGGTTTCGCCCAGCGGCAGCTCGGTGCCGTCGTCGGCGATCACTTTACACACGGTGGAGGGCACCGGGATGCCAATGGTACCGATCTGGATATGCTGGATCGGGTTGACCGTGGCCACCGGGCTGGTCTCGGTCATGCCGTAGCCTTCGCAGATGCCACAACCGGTCACGGCCTTCCAACGCTCGGCCGCCGCCAACTGCAGCGCCATGCCGCCCGACAGGGTGACCTTCAGCGCGGAGAAATCCAGCTTGCGGAAACCTTCGTTATTACACAACGCCACGAACAGGGTATTGAGGCCGACAAAGCCGCTGAACTTCCACTTCGAGAGTTCCTTGACCATCGCCGGCAGGTCGCGCGGGTTGCTGATCAGGATATTGTGGTTGCCGATCAGCATCATCGCCATGCAATGAAAGGTAAACGCATAGATATGGTACAGCGGCAGCGGCGTGATCAGGATCTCGCACCCTTCATTGAGGTTGGAGCCCATCAGCGCCTTGCATTGCAGCATGTTGGCGACCAGGTTGCGATGGGTGAGCATTGCGCCCTTGGCCACGCCGGTGGTGCCGCCGGTGTATTGCAGCACCGCCACATCGCCGCTGGCCGGGTTGGCATCGCTGACCGCCTGGCCCTGCCCCTTGGCCAGCACGTCATTGAACTTGATCGCTTGCGGCAAATGATAGGCCGGGACCATTTTTTTCACGTACTTGATCACGCTGTTGATCAACAGGCGCTTGAACGGCGACAGCAGGTCGGCCACTTCGGTCACGATCACGTGTTTGACCGCAGTCTTGGGCACGACTTTTTCAGCCAGGTGCGCCATGTTGGCCAGGCAAACCAGGGCCTTGGCCCCGGAATCATTGAATTGGTGTTCCATTTCCCGCGCGGTGTACAGCGGGTTGGTGTTGACTACGATCAGCCCGGCACGGATGGCGCCGAATACGGCGACCGGGTATTGCAGGACATTGGGCAGTTGCACGGCGATTCGGTCGCCAGGCTTCAAGTCGGTGTGCTGTTGCAGGTAGGCAGCGAATGCGCCGGACAATTCGTACAGTTCACCGTAGGTGATGGTCTTGCCCAGGTTGCTGAAAGCCGGTTTGTT carries:
- the fadD1 gene encoding long-chain-fatty-acid--CoA ligase FadD1, with the translated sequence MNEDFWKDKYPAGIAAQINPDEYPNIQAVLKQSCQRFANKPAFSNLGKTITYGELYELSGAFAAYLQQHTDLKPGDRIAVQLPNVLQYPVAVFGAIRAGLIVVNTNPLYTAREMEHQFNDSGAKALVCLANMAHLAEKVVPKTAVKHVIVTEVADLLSPFKRLLINSVIKYVKKMVPAYHLPQAIKFNDVLAKGQGQAVSDANPASGDVAVLQYTGGTTGVAKGAMLTHRNLVANMLQCKALMGSNLNEGCEILITPLPLYHIYAFTFHCMAMMLIGNHNILISNPRDLPAMVKELSKWKFSGFVGLNTLFVALCNNEGFRKLDFSALKVTLSGGMALQLAAAERWKAVTGCGICEGYGMTETSPVATVNPIQHIQIGTIGIPVPSTVCKVIADDGTELPLGETGELCVKGPQVMKGYWQRQDATDEMLDSEGWLKTGDIAIIQPDGYMRIVDRKKDMILVSGFNVYPNELEDVLAGLPGVLQCAAIGVPDEKSGEHIKLFIVVKPGATLTKEQVMEHMRANVTGYKVPKAVEFRDALPTTNVGKILRRELRDEELKKLGLKK